ACAATCGCACTATTTACATTTTTTATAATTATTTACGATAAAGCAAGCGGACTAAGTAGCGAAGAAAAAAGAGAGATAGGGATACTTAAGGCAATTGGCTGGAGAGTTGATGATGTTTTAAAGGAGAAGTTTTATGAGGGTTTTATTATTTCGTTTTTTTCATATCTGCTTGGTGTCTTACTCTCTTTAGCCTTTGTATACATCCTTAAAGCACCATTTTTGCAAAATATTTTTACAGGGTATTCAGAGTTGAAAACATCTTTTGAGTTACCTTTTGTTTTTGACATTCAAACACTGTCCCTTATCTTCTTTTTAAGTGTGCCAATTTATATAGCCGCTATTATTATCCCATCTTGGAGAAGTGCTACACTAGACAGCGACGAGGTTATAAGATGATTGAGTTGAAAAATATAACTAAAAAATATGAAATAAATAAAAACAATATTATAACGGCAATAGATAATATAAACTTATCTATTAAAGAAGGTGAATTGGTCGTTTTAAGAGGTCCAAGCGGAAGTGGAAAAAGTACTATTTTATCACTTATTGCAGCTCTTAGTAAGCCTACTAGCGGAGAAGTTATTGTTGATAAAAAAAGAATCTCTAAACTATCAGATGATTTTGCATCAGATTTCAGGCGTGACAACATAGGTTTTATTTTTCAAAAGTATAATCTTCTTGCAAATCTTAGTGTTAAAGAAAATATTATTCTTCCTCTTATCCCGATGAATCTACATGTAGATGTTATTGAGCAAAAACTATCAAGAGTTTTAGACATGTTTCATATAGAGCATAAAAAAGATATTCTAGTTAAAAATTTGTCCGGCGGGGAACAGCAAAGGGTAGCCATAGCTCGCGCATATATCAATGAACCTAAAATAATTTTAGCTGATGAGCCAACTGCAAACTTGGACAAGAATCTTTCACTTGCATTTATAGCGATATTAAAAGAGCTAAAAGCTCAAGGGAGAACAGTTGTTATAGCTACACATGACCCTGTCTTTTTTACCCTTGATATAGTCGATAGAGAGATAGAAATAAACCAAGGCGTAATTAGCTAATGTTACTCTCTCCACAGGTCTTGACTATACTTATCCTAAATTTTATATTTGCCATTTTTGCAATAGTTGCATTTGCTCTTAGCGCGAATATATTTTTGAAATTTGATATTAACTCTACATCTAAAATTCAATATGATTTAGAGAAGCAAAGTGTTTTAGCTGCTACAATCATTAAGTTTATCTTTGCTATAAAAATTCCACTTTTTTTATTTTTTATTTTTACTATTGATAAAATATCAAATGTATTGACAGGCGCTATGTGCGGGGCAGGAGTCATTGATGCTACTGAATATGGAGCTTATCTAATAGCGCTAAAAATCATAAATCTTTATTTATTTGCTTATTGGCTGAAACTACATGCAGAAGATGTAAAGTATGAGAATCAACCATATACTAAGATAAAGTTTGGAGTATTTATTGCTCTGTTTTTCTTTTTGATGGTTGAGATAATATTGGATGCAGTTATGTTTAACGCAATAGATATAGATAAGATGGTGAGCTGTTGCGGAAGTTTATATTCTAGTTCTTCTTCCTCTGCAATTGGCGCTGTTTTTACATTAGATACAACTACTGTTTTAACTATATTTTATTGTAATTTTTTATTTATAGCACTGTTTTATTTTTTAAAAAAACGACATTTGTTTGCATTGGCAAATATACTTTTTATTGTAGTTGCTTTGATTAGTCTAATCTCTTTTTTTGGTACATATATCTATGCGCTCCCATCACATCATTGCCCATTTTGTTTTTTAAAGCATGACTACTACTATGTTGGGTATATTATATATTTTTTACAATTTATAGGAACATTTTATGGGATAGCAGTTGGTTTTATAAAAGAGTCACAAAAGTCTTATAACATATCAATTTTATTTAATGCTCTTTATGTAGTTTTACTTAGCTTGTATGTAGCAATATATTACATAAAAAAAGGTGTTATGCTCTAAATTGTAAAACAACTCTCATGGTTGACTTGAAAGTTAAACAGTTCTTTTTTTGTTCTTGAACTTTTATATAAATACTGGAGTGATATATTTGCTTCCAATAATTGTTTTGAACTAATACAAGTGCCCCTTATAATAGCTTCTTTCATAGTAGCTCTATCTTCTAGTTTTACGGCTTCATCTGTTTGTGAATTTGTATCTATTTCATAAATATATACAAGTTTGGAATTACCTGTTTTTATATTTACAAGTTTAGTATATCTATCAATTTGTTTAGGAAGTGTTTGTGAGTTGGCTGGCTCATCGACATCAATGATAAATTTGTTTTGTATAGTGGTATAATCTACAAGTTCTTTATTCTGCATCTTCATATCAGTTGCAAAAGTAACTATAGTAAGAAACAATATTATCAAAAGTTGCTTTATCATTGTATATCCTTTGTGATTTTAGTCTTGTTGTCTTCTCATAAAAGATGGAAAATCTAATTCATCACTATTAAAATCACCACCAACAACTATTCTAGGGCGAGCTTTAATTACCGGAGAAGGAGTTTCACTAACAAAATTTTCATTGTTTGTTAAGTCTTTTTCAAAACCAGTTGCTACTATTGTTATTTTCATATAGTTCTCAGGCAATGTTTCATCAGTTGAAGTACCAAATATAACTTCAGCATCATCATGTGCGCTCTCTTGAACTACAATCATAGCATCAGATATTTCCATCATAGGAAAGTTTGGATGCATGTTAAAGTGAACTAATACACCCATAGCACCGTTTATTGACATATTGTCAAGAAGAGGAGACTCAATAGCTGCTTTAATAGCTTCATAAGCAGCATTTTCACCCTCATGCTCTCCAACACCCATTAGTGCCATTCCTTTGTGTCCCATAACAGTTTTTAGGTCTGCAAAGTCAAGGTTGATGTCATTTTCACTATTGGAGAGAATAATTCCAGATGTTCCGCTAACAGCTTGAGCCAAAACACTATCAACAATTTTAAAACTATCTTTTAATCCCAGTTTTCTATCAATAATAGATAGTAGTTTGTCATTTGGTATAACAACTATAGAATCACTCTCTTTTTTAAGCTCATTTAGTCCAGCTTCTGCAAGTTTTAATCTTTTTGGGCCTTCAAATGTAAAAGGTTTTGTTACAACAGAGATAGTTAACGCACCAACTTCTTTAGCAATTTTTGCAACTATTGGGGCAGCACCAGTTCCTGTTCCGCCACCAAGACCTGCAGAAATAAATACAATGTCAGCGCCACTAAGAGCATTCTTGATTTCATCATAATTTTCAACAGCAGAGTCTTCACCAACAGCAGGTTTCATCCCAGCGCCAAGACCCTTTGTCAGTTTAACGCCTATTTGTATTTTTGAAGTAGCTTCTGATTTACTTAGTGCTTGAGCATCTGTATTTATAAGCATCATCTCTATGCCTTTAACACCCTCTTTAAGCATGTGACCAATCATATTTCCACCGCCTCCGCCAACTCCGACTGCGATTATTCTTGCACCACTTGTACTACTTGTTTCTTCAATTAAAAATGCTTCCATAATCTCTCCTTAAAATAACTGGGTTGCCCAGTTCCAAAATTTACTAAATGTTCCTGCTTCGTCACTCTTTTTTTCTTTATTAGAAGAGATGGAAATCATCCTATCTCTTTTTGTTTCATCCGGTGATGGAGGAGTTGGAATATCTGAATCATCACTAAAATCTACACTACTATTTTGTATATGTTCCTCGTTTGAATGTCGAACTCTTTTGTTTACATCTATCTCATATTGTGTATATGATGATGCAGCGTACATAACTAGTCCAATTGCACTTGAGTATTCCGCTGAGCGAAGATTATTAAAAAGACCATCCATCTCCTTAGGCTTTGCAATACGAACGGGGATAGAGCCAAAAGTTGCTACTGCTAAATCTCTTATACCTTCCATTTGGGAAAAGCCACCAGTTAAAACTACACCGGCACCTATCTGATCTTTTAGACCACTGTTCTCTATGAACTGTGCTAAAATCATTAAGGTTTCTTCAACTCTTGCATATATAACATTATGCACAACTTCTAAAGAGACTTCATGAGTAGTTGTTTCATCCCCAATGATAGGTAGCTCAATTAGATCATTGCTTGGAGTAAGTAATGAACCATAATTTAGCTTTACGCTGTCAGCAACATTAAGCGGTGTGTGTAGTGCCATAGATAAATCGCTCGTAACGTGGTTAGATGCAACGCCAAGGAAGTCATTGTATCTAATTGAGTTACCTGAATGGATAATAATATTACTTGTATTTCCACCCATATCTATGAGAGCAACGCCTAATGCTTTTTCATCTTCGTTTAGTGTAGCAATAGATGAGGCATAGCTATTTAAAACAATGTTTTCTACTTCAATCCCAGCTCCGCGTACAGCTTTTTTTAAATTGTTAAGATTAGATTTTTGAGTAGTGATTATATGTGTATCTACTTCAAGTCTTGAAGCATTCATCCCAAGTGGATCTTCTATAAAGTCTTGGTCATCTACTTTGAAATTGAAAGGTAGTGCATGAAGTACTTCAAACTCATTTGGTATGTTAGCGTTATACAGAGAAGTTTGCATTACTTTTTCTATCTCTTTAAAGCTTATTTCTTTGTTTTGGATATTTACTATTCCGTTTGAGTTTAAACTTTTTGTGTAAGCACCAGAAATTGAGACAATAGCAGTTTTAACATCACTTCCCGAGACTCTTTTAGCATCGCTAACTGCAGTTCTTATTGATTTTGATGCTAACTCTATATTGGTAATGCTTCCCTTTTTAAGACCTTGAGCCTTAGAGATTCCAGCACCAGTGATGGCAATTGAATTATCATCACCTATCTCGGCTATAATTGCACATATTTTTGTTGAGCCAATATCAATGGCTAAAACAGTTCTACTCAACTTAGAGTCCTTGGATGAAAATCTCTGTCTTGTACTTGTTTTGTAACTTTTTAATCAAGCCTTCATTAAACATAGCACTTTTTAATCTAACAATAGGATTTTCTTTATTAGTGTTAGTTTTATCAAGCAGTTTTTGTTCCAAGATGTTATAGATAACAATATTTCCATTTTCTAATGCAATAAATCCTCTCTTCTCTTGGGAAATAAATAGTTTACTTAAAAATTCATTTGCATCTTTTAGCTCTAAGTTTGTTAGTTTGTCTGCATCTGTAGCTGTTATAAAACTTGTTTTATAGCCACTAAATGTATCAACTGAGTTTTTTGCTAATTCTAATAATTTAGATCGTTTTTGCTCCTCTACATAAAGCGGCAAAACATCAGCTTTAGCTTCAGCATAGCTTTTAACTTCTGCCGGATTAGTTTTAACCAATTCAAAAGTATAATAATCTTCCCCAACTAAAATAGGTTTTAAGAATGGTGATGTCGTAGTTAATTTTGATATATTTGTTATAACATCACTGTTAAATGGATTATTTGACACAGAGATAGTTGAGCTTTTAACATCAGCATTTTCCAAGGTTCCTTTTTTATATGCTACATATGCTCTTAGAGCCTCTTTCTTTGTCTCTTTAGCATTCAACTCTTCAGTAATTTTATCTTTTGCATTTTCTAATGATAAAATTTTCCCATCAATGTCTTTAAAGTGGGTTTTATTTTCATTGTAGTATTCATTTATTGTATTTGAATCAAACTCTTTTGAAATTTTTGACTGCTTGATAAATTTAATCTCATAGCTAATCTCAGTCATAAAACTGTTTTTTATACCTTCCCAGAAAGACTTCAATAGCTCATCTGAAGTTTCAATATTTATGTCTTTTACACTTAAAAGTTTATAGTTGATTTTATCAGCTATATTTTCAATTGTGTTAATTATTTTCAGTTCACTATCTCTAGCATCAGTAGAAATTAAATTATAAGCTTTTTCAATTAATAACTCTTTTTTTACATCAGTTTCATAATCTTTAAGAGTTAAATTGTTTCTAGATAGTGCTTGTTTATACACCTCTTTGTCAAAAACACCATCTTTAAAGAAGTACTCTTGTGTTTTAATTCTCTCAAGTAGCTCATTATCACTAATCTCAAGATTATAAGACTTTGCAAGGTTTAATATAAGAGCTTGTTGAGTGAGTTGTCTCAGTGCTTGAGATTTGAGTCCAAAACTTTTAGCCTTTTCTTCATCAAAGTTCCCTTGAAACATTTGGCTATATTGATTGTATAGGTTTGAGTAGCTTTTTTGTAGCTCACCCATAGTTATCTCTACGTTTCCAACTTTGGCAACTGCGCCAGCCTTGTCACCATAGCTATATTGTCCCCAGCCAACAAAACCTGCTCCGACAAAAGCTATTGTAGAAATCCAAATTGTAATTATGAGCCATTTTTTATGTCTCTGCATCCATGTAATCATTAAGCAAAACCTTAAGTGTGATATTTTTGTTATTTTAGGTAAATTCGCATTAAAACTTAATAAAGAAGTTAAATCTTTTTAATAACAATAGCAGATATTTTTTTATTAAGTGAACTGTAAAATAAAAAGGGATAAAATCTATAAAAATAAGCTTAAAGGCATAGAAAATGAGTACTGTAGAGAAGTATAAAAATATTGAGAATGAATTACCAAAATTACCAAAGGTTTTATTAAACACTATCCAGTCAGGGGTCTTGGAGATTAAAAGTGTGGATAAGAGTTGCGAAAAATATCTGGATGGATGTTCTAAAATTCCAGAACTGACAAATGCACATTATGTCGTTTATTCTACGTACATAAAAAAAAGTGACCACCAATACGAACAATTTATATTTTTAGACAAAGAAGGTGCAGAAGTTTGTCATGTAAGCGGAAAGCAAATGGAACTATACGGAATTTTGTTGTGTCCCAATTTACCATTTAGTGATGAGTACCAAGCTTCACTTAATGAACATCAATAGTTTAACAAACGTTAATATAATATGAATAATTTAGAGTTAAAAAATAGAGATTTGGATGTTTTATGGCATCCGTGTACACAGATGAAAGATCATGAAACCCTTCCTTTAATACCAATTAAAAAAGCACATGGAGTTTATTTAGAAGATTTTGAGGGTAATAAATTTATTGATGCTATCAGCAGTTGGTGGGTTAATATATTTGGGCATACAAACAGCTATATAAATGAAAAAATAAAAAATCAGTTGGATACTCTAGAACATGTTATATTAGCAGGTTTTACACATGAGCAGGTAGTGAGATTATCTGAGAGGTTAGTAAAACTAACGCCGGATGGTTTGGACAAATGTTTTTATTCAGACAATGGTTCAAGTGCTGTAGAAGTAGCGTTAAAGATGAGTTTTCACGCTCATAAAAATGATGGTAAAGATGGCAAAGATATTTTTGTTTCACTAACAAACTCTTACCATGGTGAGACTATAGGAGCTTTAAGCGTCGGTGACGTAGAACTTTATAAAGAGACCTATGAGCCTCTGTTACTTAAAACAATACAAACTCCGGTACCTAAAGACATGAGCATAGAATCGGCAAGAGAAGCAGCCAAAGAGTTTGAAAAACTTTGTAAACAAAGGTCAAGTGAGATAAGTGCAATAATATTAGAGCCATTAGTTCAAGGTGCTGGGTATATGCACATGTATCATCCGGAATTTTTAGTTCTTGTTAGAGATATATGTGACAGATATGATGTTCACCTTATTGCCGATGAAGTTATGGTTGGTTTTGGAAGGACAGGGGAGTTGTTCGCATGTGAAAAAGCTAAAATAACACCTGACTTTATAGTTCTATCAAAAGGACTCACCGGTGGCTATCTGCCACTATCAGTTGTCCTTACTTCCAATGAAATATATGCAAAGTTTTATTGTGATTATAGTGAACATAAAGCATTCTTACACTCTCACAGCTACACAGGAAATGCTCTTGCTTGCGCAGCTGCAAATGCAACTCTTGACATATTTGAAAATGATGATGTTATAGAAAAAAACAGAGTAATATCAAAATATATGGGTGAAAAGCTTGAGAATTTTAAAAAGCTAAAAAATGTGGCATCAGTTAGACAAACTGGGATGATTTGCGTAGTAGAGTTAAAAGGGTATAGCTCGGCAGAGAGGATAGGATTAAAAGTTTATAATTATGGATTGGAAAATGGTGTTTTATTGCGACCACTTGGACATATAGTCTATTTTATGCCACCATATATCATAACAAATCAAGAGATTGACAAGATGATGGATACAGCCTATGAAGCTATATCGCTTCTCCCTTAGTCAACAGTAGAGTCTTTGACAGAGCCATCAAGAAGCAATAATCTACAACTCTTTTCTAGAATGGCGATTTTTTTAGCCATTTCATGTAAGTCTCTGTTAAATGTATAAACACCATACCCTCTAATAACCATAATATCCGTTTTTTGACTCTGAAAATAGTAGGCAATTTCACTCTGAGCTCTATCATACCAGTCGTCAAACTGTTTTGGGTCTACTATTAGTAGAGAACCTATCTCTTTGTATCCAAAGTAATCTTTTGGAATTATCATATTATGATTTAGGGAATAGGCAGTTGTAAAAGGCGGCATAGTAAAACATATAAATTTAGCATCAGAAATTTGGGAGTAAATGCTGTGATGGATGTTAGCATCAATACTCGCCTGGTTCCATCTATAGTCTTTTTTAAAATACAACTCAATAAGATTTTCGTCGATAGAATCAAAAACAGCCTCTTTAGTGTTAATAAGGAAACGGTTTGATTCAGTTTTGGCAGATAATGAACCATGGTAAATTCCGAAGAAATCTTTTCTAAACATTGAAAGGGCTAGTAAGGATAGCTTTTTTTTAAGATTTTCTCTATTCATGTTTAGCCTTTAATATATTTAGTTTATTTAAACCAGCTTTTCATTTTTTCTATAGCTGAGTCTAGTACGCCTTCGTGTGGTTTTGATTCAATTCCAAAAGATTCTTGAAGCTTTTGTAACAACTCTTTTTGTTCATCATTAAGTTTTGTCGGGTATGTTATGTTCACCTGAGCAATCAAGTTTCCTTTTCCATGTCCGTGAACATCTTCTATACCTTCACCTCTAAATGTAAAGTGTTGTTTGTCTTTTGTTCCAACATCAAGTTTTAACTCTAGCTCACCCGTAAGTGAAGGTATTGTTAAACTCTCGCCAGAAACAGCTTGGGTAAAAAAGACTGGAATAGCGATATAAACATCATTACCTTCTCTTTGAAAGTGCTTATCAGGTTTTACGCTAAAAGTAACATACAAGTCGCCTCTTGTGCCACGTTTGCCTATGTTGCCTTTTCCAGATACTCTTAGGCGATTTCCATCATCAATACCTTTTGGAATTTTAACAGTAACATTACCGCGCTCTTCCTTGTATCCGTCCCCATCACAACTTTTACATGTATCAGCCGGAGCACTCCCGACACCTTGACATGCTGGACAAGTTTGAGAGAAAGTCATAAAGCCCTGTTTTATAAAAACTTGACCTTGACCTTTACACTGCTTACATGTAGATAGTTTTCCATCTTTAGCACCAGTACCTTTACAAGGCTTACAAGCATTTTTATATGTAAACTCTATATCTTTTTCACAACCAAAAATAGCTTCATTGAAACTAAGATACATGTCAACATTCATGTCAAGATTGTATTTTTCCACATCCGCAGGATTTTGACGACGACGACTCTGCCCACCACCAAAACCATTAAACATCTCTTCAAACATTGAACCTAAGTCATCAAAGCCACCAGAAGAACGACTTCCACCGCCCATCCCTTGTAGACCCTCTTTTCCATAGCGGTCATAGACACCACGCTGTTTATCATCACTTAGGCACTGATAAGCTTCGTTGCATAATTTAAATTTATGCTCAGCCTCTTTATCGCCAGGATTTTTATCTGGATGGTAAATCTTAGCCATTGCTCTATAGGCTTTTTTTATTGTTGCTTTGTCTGCATTTTGTGAGACTTCTAATATTTCGTAATAGCTTAAATCTTGCATATTATTATTATATATCCTACATCTTAATTTTCGCAATTATATCGTTTTTAATTTAATATCTGTATAATTCCACCTATGAAATATAATATACTCTTTTTAATAATTCTGATATTTTTTATCGGTTGTACAAAATCTCCGGATGCACTGTTAAAAAGTGTACCCAAAACATATCTCGTAAAAGGTAGCTTTGATGAGTTACCAGAGTATAAAAAAGAGAATTATCTTGTCGCTTTAGACTCTTTTATAAATAGCTGCAAGAGTGAAAAAACAAAAAAAATCTACAAAGATTTATGCCTGCGTGCAGAGCAAGCCTCAGACCCTGAAATATTTTTAACAAATGAGTTCACCCCATATGAAATTACTATGCACAATAGTAAAAATAATACTTTGCTGACAGGCTACTATGAGGCGCATTTAAATGGTTCACTGGTGAAAAAAGAGCCATATGTTTACCCGATATATGAGACCCCTAATGATTTAGTTGTTATTGATTTAGGTGCTCAGTACGGAGAACTTAAAAACTATAGACTTAGAGGCAGGCTGACTGGAAATAGAGTAGTTCCATATTATGATAGAGAAGAGCTACATGTAAAAACTTTAGATGCTAATATTATTTGCTATACAGACTCTAAAGTAGACCTCTTTTTTTTAGAAGTTCAAGGTTCAGGTCGTGTTACATTTGAAAATGGAGAGACTATTTTTATTGGCTACGATAATCAAAACGGACATAAATACAGCTCTATTGGAAAATACTTAGTCCAAATTGGTGAAATATCACAAGAGAAGATATCTTTGCAGTCAATAAAAGAGTGGTTTGAGAAAAATCCATCTAGAGTTGATGAAGTGCTTAATCATAACAAGTCGATGGTTTTTTTTAGACAAAGCAGACAAGAAGCGACCGGGTCCTTAGGATTAGTTCTTACTCCTGAGCGTTCTGTAGCAGTTGACCCAAGCTTTATTCCACTTGGAAGCATGCTATATCTTAGTGCAGAGATCAATAAGAAAAGTGTTAACAGAGTTGTTATGGCACAAGATACTGGTGGAGCGATTAAAGGGAGTGTGAGGGCAGATATGTTTTTAGGTTTTGGTGATGAGGCGCAAGAGATAGCAGGTGAGTTGAAATCACCTTTAAAATTATGGATACTGCTCCCAAAGAACGAGATTAATTAATGAGAGGTTCGTTAAATAAATTTAATAAACTCGTAGAAGCTTTACAGGAACTTCCAACAATAGGAAAAAAATCAGCTACAAGACTTGCTTATCATATGTTAATTAAAGATAGTTTTGTTGGGATGAAGATTTCACATGCAATTGAAGAGGGACTTGGTTGTTTGAAAAAGTGCAGTTCTTGCGGTGGTATGAGCGAAGATGACTTATGTTTTATTTGTTGCGATGAGAGAAGAGATAACTCTTTGCTTTGTATAGTTGAAAATGCAAAGGATATACTTCTCTTGGAGGAGAATGCCCTCTTTGACGGTAGATATTTTGTGCTTGAGTCTTTGGATGAACTTGATATGTCAAGTTTGGTTAAAATGGTAAGCAGTGGCATAAAAGAGGTAGTGTTTGCACTTACACCTTCTATCGCCAATGATGCCGTTATGTTGTATATTGAAGATAAGTTGAGTTCTTTTGATATCAACTATTCAAAAATTGCGCAGGGTGTTCCAACGGGAGTCAGTCTGGAAAATATAGATTTACTCTCTTTGACGAGAGCATTGGAAGATAGGGTGAGGGTATAGATTGAAGTCCATATATTTAGTTTTTTTAATACTAATAACATTTAATTTTAGCGGATGTAGTTTAAAAGATATAAAACAGCCAAATGAGATAGTCCACTCTCAAGAAGATTCACTGCTTAGTGAGTTTGAGAATGAACTTAAAGTAGAAGAGATTTATGATCCATTTGGTGGATACAACAGAATAATGACAAGCTTCAATGATGGTGTTTATGAATATTTCTTAAAACCTGTTTCTAAAGGTTACAAAGCAGTTGTTCATGAAGAGATTAGAATAAGTGTAGGGAATTTTTTTAACAATATCTATTTTCCACAGCGCTTTGTAAATAATCTGTTACAAGGTAAATTTAAAAACGCTTCTGAAGAGACGGGAAGATTTGTAATAAATACTACAGTTGGTCTCTTAGGTCTGTTTGACCCTGCTAAAAGTTATTTTAATCTTGTAGAGCATAAAGAGGACTTTGGTCAAACATTAGGGTTCTACGGTGTAGGCAGTGGACCACATATAGTATTACCACTTTTAGGACCATCAAATTTAAGAGATGCACTAAGTTTATATCCTGATTCTTTGCTAAGTCCAGTTGATTATGAGGACAGAAGTTATTGGACTTTAACTGATACTTGGTTAGAATACACGGCAGTAAGAACATATGAATATGTAAACGCAAATTCACTTGACATAGAAAGATATGAAGAGATGAAAAAAGATGCTGTAGATTTATATCCATTTTTAAGAGATATATATGAGCAGTACAGAGAGAATCAAATTAAGGAGTAGATTAATGAATGAAATATTTAAAAAAGCACTTTTACTA
The sequence above is drawn from the Candidatus Sulfurimonas baltica genome and encodes:
- the recR gene encoding recombination mediator RecR; the encoded protein is MRGSLNKFNKLVEALQELPTIGKKSATRLAYHMLIKDSFVGMKISHAIEEGLGCLKKCSSCGGMSEDDLCFICCDERRDNSLLCIVENAKDILLLEENALFDGRYFVLESLDELDMSSLVKMVSSGIKEVVFALTPSIANDAVMLYIEDKLSSFDINYSKIAQGVPTGVSLENIDLLSLTRALEDRVRV
- a CDS encoding MlaA family lipoprotein, coding for MKSIYLVFLILITFNFSGCSLKDIKQPNEIVHSQEDSLLSEFENELKVEEIYDPFGGYNRIMTSFNDGVYEYFLKPVSKGYKAVVHEEIRISVGNFFNNIYFPQRFVNNLLQGKFKNASEETGRFVINTTVGLLGLFDPAKSYFNLVEHKEDFGQTLGFYGVGSGPHIVLPLLGPSNLRDALSLYPDSLLSPVDYEDRSYWTLTDTWLEYTAVRTYEYVNANSLDIERYEEMKKDAVDLYPFLRDIYEQYRENQIKE